Within the Erpetoichthys calabaricus chromosome 1, fErpCal1.3, whole genome shotgun sequence genome, the region ttctgaatgtggcaaacatttCTGTGACAACAGTACTCTTCTGAAAcatcaaagaattcacacaggagagaaaccctattgttgttctgaatgtggcaaacaattctattACAAGAGTAGTATTCACAAccataaaagaattcacacaggagagaagccatattgctgttctgaatgtggcaaaacatTCTCTCTGAAGAGTAATCTTcataaacacaaaagaattcacaccaaAGAAAAGCCATAtttttgttctgaatgtggcaaacaattctatgACAAGAGTAGTCTTCAGTACCACCAAATAATTCACTCAAGAgtgaagccatattgctgttctgattgtGACAAACAATTCTATCTCAAGAGTGGTCTTCAGAAACACCaacgaattcacacaggagagaagccatattgttgttctgaatgtggcaaacaattctatgAGAAGAGTAATCTTCACAATCACAAAaggattcacacaggagagaagccatattgttgttctgaatgtggcaaagccTTCTCTCAGAAGAATagtcttcagaaacaccagaaaattcacacaggagagaaaccatattgttctgaatgtggcaaacatttCTGTGACAACAGTAGTCTTCAGAAACACcaaataattcacacaggagagaaaccctattgttgttctgaatgtggcaaacaattctatcGCAAGAGTAGTCTTCGAAATCACCaaaaaattcacacaggagagaaaccctattgttgttctgaatgtggcaaacatttTTGTGACATTAATAGTCTTCAGAAACACCaacgaattcacacaggagagaaaccctattgttgttctgaatgtggcaaacaattctatcACAAGAGTAGTATTCAcaaccacaaaagaattcacacaggagagaagccatattgctgttctgaatgtggcaaaacattctctcagaagAATAGTCTTCAGAAACACCAAAAAAATCACAACGGAGAGAAACCGTATtgttctgaatgtgacaaacATTTCTGTGACATCAGTAGTCTTCAGAAAcatcaaagaattcacacaggagaggagccctattgttgttctgaatgtggcaaacaattataTCGCAAGAGTAGCCTTCAAAATCACCaacgaattcacacaggagagaaaccctattgttgttctgaatgtggcaaacaattctatcACAAGAGTAG harbors:
- the LOC114664938 gene encoding gastrula zinc finger protein XlCGF26.1-like; translated protein: MDVKEETINVKEEDCELKCVYPKQESLGIKKEEEEEEEYELVFVDIKEEAEEKCVSSLTDIQTSVKEEDLHYGCENDAVTGSIFSHSEHSSSPAPSINVKSDIEATEDVSSLRTSEHQPPPTKNTRTRGKPHCCSECGKTFSLKSSLQAHQRIHTGEKPYCCIECGKHFYYKASLQSHQRIHTGEKLFCCSDCDKQFTHRWHLQVHQRIHTGEKPYCCSECGKHFCDNSTLLKHQRIHTGEKPYCCSECGKQFYYKSSIHNHKRIHTGEKPYCCSECGKTFSLKSNLHKHKRIHTKEKPYFCSECGKQFYDKSSLQYHQIIHSRVKPYCCSDCDKQFYLKSGLQKHQRIHTGEKPYCCSECGKQFYEKSNLHNHKRIHTGEKPYCCSECGKAFSQKNSLQKHQKIHTGEKPYCSECGKHFCDNSSLQKHQIIHTGEKPYCCSECGKQFYRKSSLRNHQKIHTGEKPYCCSECGKHFCDINSLQKHQRIHTGEKPYCCSECGKQFYHKSSIHNHKRIHTGEKPYCCSECGKTFSQKNSLQKHQKNHNGEKPYCSECDKHFCDISSLQKHQRIHTGEEPYCCSECGKQLYRKSSLQNHQRIHTGEKPYCCSECGKQFYHKSSLRNHQIIHTGEKPHCCSECGKQFYRKSSLRNHQRIHVVEKKTQESSTEC